A single window of Salvia splendens isolate huo1 chromosome 8, SspV2, whole genome shotgun sequence DNA harbors:
- the LOC121743357 gene encoding tropinone reductase homolog At2g29260, chloroplastic-like, whose translation MPPAIYFGTAASVKLYNARSTTSAGSSLGRHRLLRFTTAASAAKPSRWSLRGSTALVTGGTRGIGHAIVEELASLGATVHTCARNEDELERSLRDWKDQGLGVTGSVCNVSSEPDRERLLDHVSSVFNGELNILINNVGTNIRKPMVEFTSKEFSLVMGTNFGSAFHICQLAYPLLKASSAGTVVFTSSVSGFVSLKNMSIHGASKGAINQLTKNLACEWASDSIRVNAVAPWYIRTFMVEQVLSNKEYLEEVYDRTPKRRLGDPTEVSSVVAFLCLPASSYVTGQIICVDGGMSVNGFSPKFM comes from the exons ATGCCGCCGGCCATTTACTTCGGCACCGCCGCGTCCGTCAAACTTTACAATGCGAGATCCACGACGTCAGCTGGCTCCTCACTTGGACGCCACCGCCTGTTGCGCTTCACGACGGCCGCCTCCGCCGCGAAACCCTCACGCTGGTCTCTTCGTGGCTCCACCGCCCTCGTCACCGGAGGCACCAGGGGAATCGG GCATGCAATTGTGGAGGAATTGGCTTCTCTTGGCGCCACAGTGCACACGTGTGCAAGGAACGAAGATGAGTTGGAGAGAAGTCTGAGGGACTGGAAAGATCAGGGTCTTGGAGTTACAGGCTCAGTGTGCAATGTATCTTCTGAACCTGACCGGGAAAGGTTACTCGATCATGTTAGCTCTGTGTTCAACGGGGAGCTCAACATTCTT ATAAACAACGTTGGAACAAACATCCGGAAACCTATGGTTGAGTTCACATCCAAGGAATTCTCATTGGTCATGGGAACGAATTTCGGATCTGCTTTTCACATATGCCAACTTGCGTATCCTCTACTGAAAGCCTCGTCTGCAGGAACTGTTGTGTTCACCTCTTCAGTCTCTGGTTTCGTATCATTGAAGAACATGTCAATCCACGGAGCATCCAAAG GTGCAATCAACCAGCTCACAAAGAACCTAGCATGTGAGTGGGCAAGTGACAGCATTAGAGTGAATGCAGTTGCTCCATGGTATATTCGGACATTCATGGTGGAGCAA GTTCTGAGCAACAAAGAATACTTGGAAGAAGTATATGACAGAACCCCAAAGCGGAGGCTTGGAGATCCAACTGAGGTGTCATCGGTGGTGGCTTTCCTTTGCCTACCTGCATCGTCATATGTCACCGGCCAGATAATCTGTGTTGATGGTGGGATGTCTGTAAACGGCTTTTCTCCAAAATTTATGTAA
- the LOC121743358 gene encoding methylsterol monooxygenase 2-2-like isoform X2, whose protein sequence is MHYLITNFSDFQLACLGSFFLHESVFFLSGLPFIFLERAGWLNQYKIQTKNNTVDAQEKCITKLLLYHFCVNLPVMILSYPVFRFMGMRSTLPLPSWKVVSTQVLFYFILEDFVFYWGHRILHTKWLYKHVHSVHHEYATPFGLTSEYAHPAEILFLGFATILGPAITGPHLITLWLWMVLRVLETVEAHCGYHFPWSLSNYLPLYGGADFHDYHHRLLYTKSGNYSSTFVYMDWIFGTDTGYRKLKALKSEGEEMAMKDM, encoded by the exons ATGCAT TATCTCATAACCAATTTTAGTGACTTTCAACTGGCATGTCTTGGAAGTTTCTTTCTTCATGAGAGTGTATTCTTTTTGTCTGGACTTCCATTCATATTCTTGGAAAGGGCAGGATGGCTGAACCAATACAAAATTCAG ACTAAAAACAACACAGTTGATGCTCAAGAGAAATGTATCACCAAGCTATTGCTCTATCATTTTTGTGTCAACCTACCTGTTATGATCTTGTCATATCCCGTCTTCAGATTTATGGGCATGCGAAGTACCCTTCCGTTGCCATCCTG GAAAGTGGTCTCAACTCAGGTTTTATTCTACTTCATCCTGGAGGATTTCGTATTCTACTGGGGACACCGGATTCTACATACAAAATGGCTTTACAAGCATGTCCACAGTGTCCATCATGA ATATGCAACACCATTTGGATTGACTTCTGAATATGCTCACCCTGCTGAgattttatttcttggattTGCTACAATACTTGGTCCTGCAATCACGGGTCCCCACTTAATAACACTCTGGCTATGGATGGTTCTTAGAGTGCTTGAAACCGTGGAGGCACATTGTGGATACCATTTCCCATGGAGCCTCTCAAACTACTTACCTTTATATGGCGG TGCTGATTTCCATGACTATCATCACCGACTGCTGTACACAAAGAGTGGCAACTACTCATCAACTTTTGTCTACATGGACTG GATATTCGGTACCGACACGGGTTATAGAAAGCTGAAGGCACTGAAAAGTGAAGGAGAAGAGATGGCTATGAAAGACATGTAA
- the LOC121743358 gene encoding methylsterol monooxygenase 2-2-like isoform X1: protein MASVVDSAWTYLITNFSDFQLACLGSFFLHESVFFLSGLPFIFLERAGWLNQYKIQTKNNTVDAQEKCITKLLLYHFCVNLPVMILSYPVFRFMGMRSTLPLPSWKVVSTQVLFYFILEDFVFYWGHRILHTKWLYKHVHSVHHEYATPFGLTSEYAHPAEILFLGFATILGPAITGPHLITLWLWMVLRVLETVEAHCGYHFPWSLSNYLPLYGGADFHDYHHRLLYTKSGNYSSTFVYMDWIFGTDTGYRKLKALKSEGEEMAMKDM, encoded by the exons ATGGCGTCCGTCGTCGACTCCGCCTGGACT TATCTCATAACCAATTTTAGTGACTTTCAACTGGCATGTCTTGGAAGTTTCTTTCTTCATGAGAGTGTATTCTTTTTGTCTGGACTTCCATTCATATTCTTGGAAAGGGCAGGATGGCTGAACCAATACAAAATTCAG ACTAAAAACAACACAGTTGATGCTCAAGAGAAATGTATCACCAAGCTATTGCTCTATCATTTTTGTGTCAACCTACCTGTTATGATCTTGTCATATCCCGTCTTCAGATTTATGGGCATGCGAAGTACCCTTCCGTTGCCATCCTG GAAAGTGGTCTCAACTCAGGTTTTATTCTACTTCATCCTGGAGGATTTCGTATTCTACTGGGGACACCGGATTCTACATACAAAATGGCTTTACAAGCATGTCCACAGTGTCCATCATGA ATATGCAACACCATTTGGATTGACTTCTGAATATGCTCACCCTGCTGAgattttatttcttggattTGCTACAATACTTGGTCCTGCAATCACGGGTCCCCACTTAATAACACTCTGGCTATGGATGGTTCTTAGAGTGCTTGAAACCGTGGAGGCACATTGTGGATACCATTTCCCATGGAGCCTCTCAAACTACTTACCTTTATATGGCGG TGCTGATTTCCATGACTATCATCACCGACTGCTGTACACAAAGAGTGGCAACTACTCATCAACTTTTGTCTACATGGACTG GATATTCGGTACCGACACGGGTTATAGAAAGCTGAAGGCACTGAAAAGTGAAGGAGAAGAGATGGCTATGAAAGACATGTAA